The following are encoded in a window of Cyanobacterium stanieri LEGE 03274 genomic DNA:
- a CDS encoding winged helix-turn-helix domain-containing protein → MIYISIVEGNPHLRSLLGWHLQQAGYITHQYSTIQQARKNLSQNPSTLMIIDSDLPDGDGVEFCRWLSQSSQTLILILSAKIGEKDVVNGLKAGADDYIKKPFGMQEFLARVESLLRRFRVNNAPLILDFGDLKIDLVQRRVEFRGEFIDLTPQEFSLLYVLTQAQGIALSRTELLRRAWPEEIENQRTIDTHVLSLRKKIEVDPRQPNLIQTVRNVGYRFNLELLQQDNNPPSAQGYHHPKHYYSQNNHLSPTMKVLGVSN, encoded by the coding sequence AACAAGCAGGTTACATTACCCATCAATATAGCACTATTCAACAAGCAAGGAAAAACCTTTCTCAAAATCCATCTACCCTAATGATTATCGATTCAGATTTACCCGATGGAGACGGAGTAGAATTTTGTCGCTGGTTATCCCAATCTAGTCAAACCCTAATTTTAATCTTATCCGCAAAAATAGGCGAAAAAGATGTTGTTAACGGCTTAAAAGCAGGGGCAGATGATTACATCAAAAAACCCTTCGGAATGCAAGAATTTTTAGCCAGAGTGGAATCTTTACTACGTCGTTTTCGAGTTAATAACGCCCCCCTCATCCTTGATTTTGGAGACTTAAAAATAGATTTAGTACAAAGGAGGGTAGAATTTAGAGGGGAATTTATCGACTTAACCCCCCAAGAATTTAGCTTACTCTATGTGTTAACCCAAGCCCAAGGAATCGCCCTAAGTAGAACAGAATTACTAAGAAGGGCATGGCCAGAAGAAATTGAAAATCAGCGCACCATTGACACCCATGTATTATCATTACGTAAGAAAATAGAAGTTGATCCTCGACAGCCTAATTTAATTCAAACGGTGCGTAATGTGGGTTATCGTTTTAATCTTGAGTTATTGCAACAAGATAATAATCCTCCATCTGCCCAAGGTTATCATCACCCTAAGCACTATTATTCTCAGAATAATCACCTTTCGCCCACCATGAAAGTATTGGGAGTTAGTAATTAA